In a genomic window of Myotis daubentonii chromosome 18, mMyoDau2.1, whole genome shotgun sequence:
- the UBAP2L gene encoding ubiquitin-associated protein 2-like isoform X11 yields the protein MMTSVGTNRARGNWEQPQNQNQTQHKQRPQATAEQIRLAQMISDHNDADFEEKVKQLIDITGKNQDECVIALHDCNGDVNRAINVLLEGNPDTHSWEMVGKKKGVSGQKDGGQTESNEEGKENRDRDRDYSRRRGGPPRRGRGASRGRECMHGALTKPAVVRGQENGLDGTKSGGPSGRGTERGRRGRGRGRGGSGRRGGRFSAQGMGTFNPADYAEPANTDDNYGNNSGSTWNNTGHFEPDDGTSAWRTATEEWGTEDWNEDLSETKIFTASNVSSVPLPAENVTITAGQRIDLAVLLGKTPSSMENDSSNLDPSQAPSLAQPLVFSNSKQNTISQPASGNTFSHHSVVSMLGKGFGDVSETKSGSTTGSQFLEQFKTAQALAQLAAQHSQSGTTTTSSWDMGSTTQSPSLVQYDLKNPNDSTVHSPFTKRQAFTPSSTMMEVFLQEKPPAAATSTAAPPPPSSPLPSKSTSAPQMSPGSSDNQSSSPQPAQQKLKQQKKKASLTSKIPALAVEMPGSADISGLNLQFGALQFGSEPVLSDYESTPTTSASSSQAPNSLYTSTASESSSTISSNQSQESGYQSGPIQSTTYTSQNNAQGPLYEQRSTQTRRYPSSISSSPQKDLTQAKNGFSSVQATQLQTTQSVEGATGSAVKSDSPSTSSIPPLSETVSAASLLTTTNQHSSTLGGLNHSEEIPNTTTTQHNSTLSTQQNTLSSSTSSGRTSTSTLLHTSVESEANLHSSSSTFSTTSSTVSAPPPVVSVSSSLNSGSSLGLNIGSNSTVTASTRSSVATTSGKAPPNLPPGVPPLLPNPYIMAPGLLHAYPPQVYGYDDLQMLQTRFPLDYYSIPFPAPTTPLTGRDGSLSSNPYSGDLTKFGRGDASSPAPATTLAQPQQNQTQTHHTTQQTFLNPALPPGYSYTSLPYYTGVPGLPSTFQYGPAVFPVAPTSSKQHGVNVSVNASATPFQQPSGYGSHGYNTGVSVTSSNTGVPDISGSVYSKTQQSFEKQGFHSGTPAASFNLPSALGSGGPINPATAAAYPPAPFMHILTPHQQPHSQILHHHLQQDGQTGSGQRSQTSSIPQKPQTNKSAYNSYSWGAN from the exons CATTCCTGGGAGATGGTCGGAAAGAAGAAAGGAGTCTCAGGACAGAAGGATGGTGGCCAAACGGAATCCAATGAGGAAGGCAAAGAAAATCGAGACCGGGACAGAGACTATAGTCGGCGACGTGGTGGGCCACCAAGACGGGGAAGAGGCGCCAGCCGTGGACGAGAGTGTATGCATGGGGCTTTAACAAAACCAGCTGTGG ttCGGGGTCAGGAAAATGGATTAGATGGCACCAAGAGTGGAGGGCCTTCTggaagaggcacagagagaggcagaagagGTCGTGGACGAGGCAGAG gTGGTTCTGGTAGGCGGGGAGGAAGGTTTTCTGCTCAAGGAATGGG aaccTTTAACCCAGCTGATTATGCAGAACCAGCCAATACTGATGATAACTATGGCAATAATAGCGGCAGTACGTGGAACAACACTGGCCACTTCGAGCCAGATGATGGGACGA GCGCATGGAGGACCGCAACAGAAGAGTGGGGAACTGAAGATTGGAATGAAGAT ctttcTGAGACCAAGATCTTCACTGCCTCTAATGTGTCTTCAGTGCCTCTGCCTGCAGAGAATGTGACAATCACTGCTGGTCAGAG AATTGACCTTGCTGTCCTGTTGGGGAAGACACCATCTTCAATGGAGAATGATTCATCTAATCTGGATCCATCTCAGGCTCCTTCTCTTGCCCAGCCTCTGGTGTTCAGTAACTCGAAGCAGAATACCATATCACAGCCTGCTTCAGGGAACACATTTTCTCATCACAGTGTG GTGAGCATGTTAGGGAAAGGATTTGGTGATGTCAGTGAAACTAAAAGTGGCAGCACCACAGGCTCCCAGTTCTTGGAGCAATTCAAGACTGCTCAGGCCCTGGCTCAGTTGGCAGCTCAGCATTCTCAATCTGgaaccaccaccacctcctcttGGGACATGGGCTCCACCACACAGTCCCCATCGCTGGTGCAGTATG ATTTGAAGAACCCAAATGATTCAACAGTGCACAGCCCCTTCACAAAGCGCCAGGCTTTTACCCCGTCTTCAACCATGATGGAGGTGTTCCTTCAGGAGAAGCCACCCGCAGCGGCTACCTCCACAGCTGCACCTCCACCCCCCTCTTCTCCTCTGCCAAGCAAATCCACCTCGGCTCCACAAATGTCTCCTGGGTCTTCAGACAACCAATCCTCCAGCCCTCAGCCGGCTCAGCAAAAACTGAAACAGCAGAAGAAAAAAGCCTCCTTGACTTCTAAG ATTCCTGCTCTGGCTGTGGAGATGCCTGGCTCAGCAGATATCTCAGGGCTAAACCTACAGTTTGGGGCATTGCAGTTTGGGTCAGAGCCTGTCCTTTCTGATTATGAGTCCACTCCAACCACGAGCGCCTCTTCAAGCCAGGCTCCAAATAGCCTCTATACCAGCACGGCCAG TGAATCTTCATCTACAATTTCATCTAATCAGAGTCAGGAGTCCGGTTATCAGAGTGGCCCAATTCAGTCAACAACCTATACCTCCCAAAACAATGCTCAGGGCCCTCTGTATGAACAGAGATCCACGCAGACTCGGCGGTACCCCAGCTCCATCtcttcatcaccccaaaaggaccTGACTCAGGCAAAG AATGGCTTCAGTTCTGTGCAGGCCACGCAGTTACAGACCACGCAATCTGTTGAAG GTGCTACAGGCTCTGCAGTGAAATCTGACTCACCTTCTACTTCTAGTATCCCCCCTCTCAGTGAAACGGTATCTGCAGCTTCCTTATTGACGACAACCAATCAGCACTCGTCCACTTTGGGTGGCTTGAACCACAGTGAGGAGATTCCAAATACTACCACCACACAACACAACAG TACGTTATCTACTCAGCAGAATACCCTTTCGTCATCAACATCTTCTGGGCGTACTTCAACATCCACTCTTTTG CACACAAGCGTGGAGAGTGAGGCGAATCTTCATTCTTCCTCCAGCACTTTCTCCACCACGTCCAGCACAGTCTCTGCACCTCCGCCAGTGGTCAGTGTCTCCTCCAGTCTCAATAGTGGCAGTAGCCTGGGCCTCAACATAGGCAGCAACTCCACTGTCACAGCCTCGACTCGAAGCTCAGTTGCTACAACTTCAG gaAAAGCTCCTCCTAATCTCCCTCCTGGGGTCCCGCCATTGTTGCCTAATCCGTATATTATGGCTCCAGGGCTGTTACATGCCTACCCG CCACAAGTATATGGTTATGATGACTTGCAGATGCTTCAGACAAGATTTCCATTG GATTACTACAGCATCCCATTTCCTGCACCCACCACGCCGCTGACTGGGAGGGATGGTAGCCTGTCCAGCAACCCTTATTCCG GTGACCTCACAAAGTTTGGCCGTGGGgatgcctcctccccagccccggccaCTACCTTGGCCCAACCCCAACAGAACCAGACGCAGACTCACCACACCACGCAGCAGACATTCCTGAACCCGGCGCTGCCTCCTGGCTACAGTTACACCAGCCTGCCATACTACACAGGGGTTCCGGGCCTCCCCAGCACCTTCCAGTATGGGCCTGCTGTGTTCCCT GTGGCTCCTACCTCTTCCAAGCAGCATGGTGTGAATGTCAGTGTGAATGCATCGGCCACCCCTTTCCAACAGCCAAGTGGATATGGGTCTCATGGATACAACACTG gtgTCTCAGTCACCTCCAGTAACACGGGCGTGCCAGATATCTCGGGTTCTGTGTACTCCaaaacccag CAATCCTTTGAGAAACAAGGTTTTCATTCCGGTACTCCTGCTGCCTCCTTCAACTTGCCTTCAGCCCTAGGAAGTGGGGGGCCCATCAATCCAGCCACAGCTGCTGCCTACCCACCTGCCCCCTTTATGCACATTCTGACCCCCCATCAGCAGCCGCACTCCCAGATCCTTCACCATCACCTACAGCAGGATGGCCAG ACGGGCAGCGGGCAACGTAGCCAGACCAGCTCCATCCCGCAGAAGCCCCAGACCAACAAGTCTGCCTACAACAGCTACAGCTGGGGGGCCAACTGA
- the UBAP2L gene encoding ubiquitin-associated protein 2-like isoform X5: MMTSVGTNRARGNWEQPQNQNQTQHKQRPQATAEQIRLAQMISDHNDADFEEKVKQLIDITGKNQDECVIALHDCNGDVNRAINVLLEGNPDTHSWEMVGKKKGVSGQKDGGQTESNEEGKENRDRDRDYSRRRGGPPRRGRGASRGRECMHGALTKPAVVRGQENGLDGTKSGGPSGRGTERGRRGRGRGRGGSGRRGGRFSAQGMGTFNPADYAEPANTDDNYGNNSGSTWNNTGHFEPDDGTSAWRTATEEWGTEDWNEDLSETKIFTASNVSSVPLPAENVTITAGQRIDLAVLLGKTPSSMENDSSNLDPSQAPSLAQPLVFSNSKQNTISQPASGNTFSHHSVVSMLGKGFGDVSETKSGSTTGSQFLEQFKTAQALAQLAAQHSQSGTTTTSSWDMGSTTQSPSLVQYDLKNPNDSTVHSPFTKRQAFTPSSTMMEVFLQEKPPAAATSTAAPPPPSSPLPSKSTSAPQMSPGSSDNQSSSPQPAQQKLKQQKKKASLTSKIPALAVEMPGSADISGLNLQFGALQFGSEPVLSDYESTPTTSASSSQAPNSLYTSTASESSSTISSNQSQESGYQSGPIQSTTYTSQNNAQGPLYEQRSTQTRRYPSSISSSPQKDLTQAKNGFSSVQATQLQTTQSVEGATGSAVKSDSPSTSSIPPLSETVSAASLLTTTNQHSSTLGGLNHSEEIPNTTTTQHNSTLSTQQNTLSSSTSSGRTSTSTLLHTSVESEANLHSSSSTFSTTSSTVSAPPPVVSVSSSLNSGSSLGLNIGSNSTVTASTRSSVATTSGKAPPNLPPGVPPLLPNPYIMAPGLLHAYPPQVYGYDDLQMLQTRFPLDYYSIPFPAPTTPLTGRDGSLSSNPYSGDLTKFGRGDASSPAPATTLAQPQQNQTQTHHTTQQTFLNPALPPGYSYTSLPYYTGVPGLPSTFQYGPAVFPVAPTSSKQHGVNVSVNASATPFQQPSGYGSHGYNTGVSVTSSNTGVPDISGSVYSKTQQSFEKQGFHSGTPAASFNLPSALGSGGPINPATAAAYPPAPFMHILTPHQQPHSQILHHHLQQDGQLPYLQMILCCQRQQEEQTGSGQRSQTSSIPQKPQTNKSAYNSYSWGAN, encoded by the exons CATTCCTGGGAGATGGTCGGAAAGAAGAAAGGAGTCTCAGGACAGAAGGATGGTGGCCAAACGGAATCCAATGAGGAAGGCAAAGAAAATCGAGACCGGGACAGAGACTATAGTCGGCGACGTGGTGGGCCACCAAGACGGGGAAGAGGCGCCAGCCGTGGACGAGAGTGTATGCATGGGGCTTTAACAAAACCAGCTGTGG ttCGGGGTCAGGAAAATGGATTAGATGGCACCAAGAGTGGAGGGCCTTCTggaagaggcacagagagaggcagaagagGTCGTGGACGAGGCAGAG gTGGTTCTGGTAGGCGGGGAGGAAGGTTTTCTGCTCAAGGAATGGG aaccTTTAACCCAGCTGATTATGCAGAACCAGCCAATACTGATGATAACTATGGCAATAATAGCGGCAGTACGTGGAACAACACTGGCCACTTCGAGCCAGATGATGGGACGA GCGCATGGAGGACCGCAACAGAAGAGTGGGGAACTGAAGATTGGAATGAAGAT ctttcTGAGACCAAGATCTTCACTGCCTCTAATGTGTCTTCAGTGCCTCTGCCTGCAGAGAATGTGACAATCACTGCTGGTCAGAG AATTGACCTTGCTGTCCTGTTGGGGAAGACACCATCTTCAATGGAGAATGATTCATCTAATCTGGATCCATCTCAGGCTCCTTCTCTTGCCCAGCCTCTGGTGTTCAGTAACTCGAAGCAGAATACCATATCACAGCCTGCTTCAGGGAACACATTTTCTCATCACAGTGTG GTGAGCATGTTAGGGAAAGGATTTGGTGATGTCAGTGAAACTAAAAGTGGCAGCACCACAGGCTCCCAGTTCTTGGAGCAATTCAAGACTGCTCAGGCCCTGGCTCAGTTGGCAGCTCAGCATTCTCAATCTGgaaccaccaccacctcctcttGGGACATGGGCTCCACCACACAGTCCCCATCGCTGGTGCAGTATG ATTTGAAGAACCCAAATGATTCAACAGTGCACAGCCCCTTCACAAAGCGCCAGGCTTTTACCCCGTCTTCAACCATGATGGAGGTGTTCCTTCAGGAGAAGCCACCCGCAGCGGCTACCTCCACAGCTGCACCTCCACCCCCCTCTTCTCCTCTGCCAAGCAAATCCACCTCGGCTCCACAAATGTCTCCTGGGTCTTCAGACAACCAATCCTCCAGCCCTCAGCCGGCTCAGCAAAAACTGAAACAGCAGAAGAAAAAAGCCTCCTTGACTTCTAAG ATTCCTGCTCTGGCTGTGGAGATGCCTGGCTCAGCAGATATCTCAGGGCTAAACCTACAGTTTGGGGCATTGCAGTTTGGGTCAGAGCCTGTCCTTTCTGATTATGAGTCCACTCCAACCACGAGCGCCTCTTCAAGCCAGGCTCCAAATAGCCTCTATACCAGCACGGCCAG TGAATCTTCATCTACAATTTCATCTAATCAGAGTCAGGAGTCCGGTTATCAGAGTGGCCCAATTCAGTCAACAACCTATACCTCCCAAAACAATGCTCAGGGCCCTCTGTATGAACAGAGATCCACGCAGACTCGGCGGTACCCCAGCTCCATCtcttcatcaccccaaaaggaccTGACTCAGGCAAAG AATGGCTTCAGTTCTGTGCAGGCCACGCAGTTACAGACCACGCAATCTGTTGAAG GTGCTACAGGCTCTGCAGTGAAATCTGACTCACCTTCTACTTCTAGTATCCCCCCTCTCAGTGAAACGGTATCTGCAGCTTCCTTATTGACGACAACCAATCAGCACTCGTCCACTTTGGGTGGCTTGAACCACAGTGAGGAGATTCCAAATACTACCACCACACAACACAACAG TACGTTATCTACTCAGCAGAATACCCTTTCGTCATCAACATCTTCTGGGCGTACTTCAACATCCACTCTTTTG CACACAAGCGTGGAGAGTGAGGCGAATCTTCATTCTTCCTCCAGCACTTTCTCCACCACGTCCAGCACAGTCTCTGCACCTCCGCCAGTGGTCAGTGTCTCCTCCAGTCTCAATAGTGGCAGTAGCCTGGGCCTCAACATAGGCAGCAACTCCACTGTCACAGCCTCGACTCGAAGCTCAGTTGCTACAACTTCAG gaAAAGCTCCTCCTAATCTCCCTCCTGGGGTCCCGCCATTGTTGCCTAATCCGTATATTATGGCTCCAGGGCTGTTACATGCCTACCCG CCACAAGTATATGGTTATGATGACTTGCAGATGCTTCAGACAAGATTTCCATTG GATTACTACAGCATCCCATTTCCTGCACCCACCACGCCGCTGACTGGGAGGGATGGTAGCCTGTCCAGCAACCCTTATTCCG GTGACCTCACAAAGTTTGGCCGTGGGgatgcctcctccccagccccggccaCTACCTTGGCCCAACCCCAACAGAACCAGACGCAGACTCACCACACCACGCAGCAGACATTCCTGAACCCGGCGCTGCCTCCTGGCTACAGTTACACCAGCCTGCCATACTACACAGGGGTTCCGGGCCTCCCCAGCACCTTCCAGTATGGGCCTGCTGTGTTCCCT GTGGCTCCTACCTCTTCCAAGCAGCATGGTGTGAATGTCAGTGTGAATGCATCGGCCACCCCTTTCCAACAGCCAAGTGGATATGGGTCTCATGGATACAACACTG gtgTCTCAGTCACCTCCAGTAACACGGGCGTGCCAGATATCTCGGGTTCTGTGTACTCCaaaacccag CAATCCTTTGAGAAACAAGGTTTTCATTCCGGTACTCCTGCTGCCTCCTTCAACTTGCCTTCAGCCCTAGGAAGTGGGGGGCCCATCAATCCAGCCACAGCTGCTGCCTACCCACCTGCCCCCTTTATGCACATTCTGACCCCCCATCAGCAGCCGCACTCCCAGATCCTTCACCATCACCTACAGCAGGATGGCCAG CTACCATATTTGCAGATGATTCTCTGTTGCCAGCGCCAGCAGGAGGAGCAG ACGGGCAGCGGGCAACGTAGCCAGACCAGCTCCATCCCGCAGAAGCCCCAGACCAACAAGTCTGCCTACAACAGCTACAGCTGGGGGGCCAACTGA
- the UBAP2L gene encoding ubiquitin-associated protein 2-like isoform X13, with the protein MMTSVGTNRARGNWEQPQNQNQTQHKQRPQATAEQIRLAQMISDHNDADFEEKVKQLIDITGKNQDECVIALHDCNGDVNRAINVLLEGNPDTHSWEMVGKKKGVSGQKDGGQTESNEEGKENRDRDRDYSRRRGGPPRRGRGASRGREFRGQENGLDGTKSGGPSGRGTERGRRGRGRGRGGSGRRGGRFSAQGMGTFNPADYAEPANTDDNYGNNSGSTWNNTGHFEPDDGTSAWRTATEEWGTEDWNEDLSETKIFTASNVSSVPLPAENVTITAGQRIDLAVLLGKTPSSMENDSSNLDPSQAPSLAQPLVFSNSKQNTISQPASGNTFSHHSVVSMLGKGFGDVSETKSGSTTGSQFLEQFKTAQALAQLAAQHSQSGTTTTSSWDMGSTTQSPSLVQYDLKNPNDSTVHSPFTKRQAFTPSSTMMEVFLQEKPPAAATSTAAPPPPSSPLPSKSTSAPQMSPGSSDNQSSSPQPAQQKLKQQKKKASLTSKIPALAVEMPGSADISGLNLQFGALQFGSEPVLSDYESTPTTSASSSQAPNSLYTSTASESSSTISSNQSQESGYQSGPIQSTTYTSQNNAQGPLYEQRSTQTRRYPSSISSSPQKDLTQAKNGFSSVQATQLQTTQSVEGATGSAVKSDSPSTSSIPPLSETVSAASLLTTTNQHSSTLGGLNHSEEIPNTTTTQHNSTLSTQQNTLSSSTSSGRTSTSTLLHTSVESEANLHSSSSTFSTTSSTVSAPPPVVSVSSSLNSGSSLGLNIGSNSTVTASTRSSVATTSGKAPPNLPPGVPPLLPNPYIMAPGLLHAYPPQVYGYDDLQMLQTRFPLDYYSIPFPAPTTPLTGRDGSLSSNPYSGDLTKFGRGDASSPAPATTLAQPQQNQTQTHHTTQQTFLNPALPPGYSYTSLPYYTGVPGLPSTFQYGPAVFPVAPTSSKQHGVNVSVNASATPFQQPSGYGSHGYNTGVSVTSSNTGVPDISGSVYSKTQQSFEKQGFHSGTPAASFNLPSALGSGGPINPATAAAYPPAPFMHILTPHQQPHSQILHHHLQQDGQTGSGQRSQTSSIPQKPQTNKSAYNSYSWGAN; encoded by the exons CATTCCTGGGAGATGGTCGGAAAGAAGAAAGGAGTCTCAGGACAGAAGGATGGTGGCCAAACGGAATCCAATGAGGAAGGCAAAGAAAATCGAGACCGGGACAGAGACTATAGTCGGCGACGTGGTGGGCCACCAAGACGGGGAAGAGGCGCCAGCCGTGGACGAGAGT ttCGGGGTCAGGAAAATGGATTAGATGGCACCAAGAGTGGAGGGCCTTCTggaagaggcacagagagaggcagaagagGTCGTGGACGAGGCAGAG gTGGTTCTGGTAGGCGGGGAGGAAGGTTTTCTGCTCAAGGAATGGG aaccTTTAACCCAGCTGATTATGCAGAACCAGCCAATACTGATGATAACTATGGCAATAATAGCGGCAGTACGTGGAACAACACTGGCCACTTCGAGCCAGATGATGGGACGA GCGCATGGAGGACCGCAACAGAAGAGTGGGGAACTGAAGATTGGAATGAAGAT ctttcTGAGACCAAGATCTTCACTGCCTCTAATGTGTCTTCAGTGCCTCTGCCTGCAGAGAATGTGACAATCACTGCTGGTCAGAG AATTGACCTTGCTGTCCTGTTGGGGAAGACACCATCTTCAATGGAGAATGATTCATCTAATCTGGATCCATCTCAGGCTCCTTCTCTTGCCCAGCCTCTGGTGTTCAGTAACTCGAAGCAGAATACCATATCACAGCCTGCTTCAGGGAACACATTTTCTCATCACAGTGTG GTGAGCATGTTAGGGAAAGGATTTGGTGATGTCAGTGAAACTAAAAGTGGCAGCACCACAGGCTCCCAGTTCTTGGAGCAATTCAAGACTGCTCAGGCCCTGGCTCAGTTGGCAGCTCAGCATTCTCAATCTGgaaccaccaccacctcctcttGGGACATGGGCTCCACCACACAGTCCCCATCGCTGGTGCAGTATG ATTTGAAGAACCCAAATGATTCAACAGTGCACAGCCCCTTCACAAAGCGCCAGGCTTTTACCCCGTCTTCAACCATGATGGAGGTGTTCCTTCAGGAGAAGCCACCCGCAGCGGCTACCTCCACAGCTGCACCTCCACCCCCCTCTTCTCCTCTGCCAAGCAAATCCACCTCGGCTCCACAAATGTCTCCTGGGTCTTCAGACAACCAATCCTCCAGCCCTCAGCCGGCTCAGCAAAAACTGAAACAGCAGAAGAAAAAAGCCTCCTTGACTTCTAAG ATTCCTGCTCTGGCTGTGGAGATGCCTGGCTCAGCAGATATCTCAGGGCTAAACCTACAGTTTGGGGCATTGCAGTTTGGGTCAGAGCCTGTCCTTTCTGATTATGAGTCCACTCCAACCACGAGCGCCTCTTCAAGCCAGGCTCCAAATAGCCTCTATACCAGCACGGCCAG TGAATCTTCATCTACAATTTCATCTAATCAGAGTCAGGAGTCCGGTTATCAGAGTGGCCCAATTCAGTCAACAACCTATACCTCCCAAAACAATGCTCAGGGCCCTCTGTATGAACAGAGATCCACGCAGACTCGGCGGTACCCCAGCTCCATCtcttcatcaccccaaaaggaccTGACTCAGGCAAAG AATGGCTTCAGTTCTGTGCAGGCCACGCAGTTACAGACCACGCAATCTGTTGAAG GTGCTACAGGCTCTGCAGTGAAATCTGACTCACCTTCTACTTCTAGTATCCCCCCTCTCAGTGAAACGGTATCTGCAGCTTCCTTATTGACGACAACCAATCAGCACTCGTCCACTTTGGGTGGCTTGAACCACAGTGAGGAGATTCCAAATACTACCACCACACAACACAACAG TACGTTATCTACTCAGCAGAATACCCTTTCGTCATCAACATCTTCTGGGCGTACTTCAACATCCACTCTTTTG CACACAAGCGTGGAGAGTGAGGCGAATCTTCATTCTTCCTCCAGCACTTTCTCCACCACGTCCAGCACAGTCTCTGCACCTCCGCCAGTGGTCAGTGTCTCCTCCAGTCTCAATAGTGGCAGTAGCCTGGGCCTCAACATAGGCAGCAACTCCACTGTCACAGCCTCGACTCGAAGCTCAGTTGCTACAACTTCAG gaAAAGCTCCTCCTAATCTCCCTCCTGGGGTCCCGCCATTGTTGCCTAATCCGTATATTATGGCTCCAGGGCTGTTACATGCCTACCCG CCACAAGTATATGGTTATGATGACTTGCAGATGCTTCAGACAAGATTTCCATTG GATTACTACAGCATCCCATTTCCTGCACCCACCACGCCGCTGACTGGGAGGGATGGTAGCCTGTCCAGCAACCCTTATTCCG GTGACCTCACAAAGTTTGGCCGTGGGgatgcctcctccccagccccggccaCTACCTTGGCCCAACCCCAACAGAACCAGACGCAGACTCACCACACCACGCAGCAGACATTCCTGAACCCGGCGCTGCCTCCTGGCTACAGTTACACCAGCCTGCCATACTACACAGGGGTTCCGGGCCTCCCCAGCACCTTCCAGTATGGGCCTGCTGTGTTCCCT GTGGCTCCTACCTCTTCCAAGCAGCATGGTGTGAATGTCAGTGTGAATGCATCGGCCACCCCTTTCCAACAGCCAAGTGGATATGGGTCTCATGGATACAACACTG gtgTCTCAGTCACCTCCAGTAACACGGGCGTGCCAGATATCTCGGGTTCTGTGTACTCCaaaacccag CAATCCTTTGAGAAACAAGGTTTTCATTCCGGTACTCCTGCTGCCTCCTTCAACTTGCCTTCAGCCCTAGGAAGTGGGGGGCCCATCAATCCAGCCACAGCTGCTGCCTACCCACCTGCCCCCTTTATGCACATTCTGACCCCCCATCAGCAGCCGCACTCCCAGATCCTTCACCATCACCTACAGCAGGATGGCCAG ACGGGCAGCGGGCAACGTAGCCAGACCAGCTCCATCCCGCAGAAGCCCCAGACCAACAAGTCTGCCTACAACAGCTACAGCTGGGGGGCCAACTGA